The following DNA comes from Carassius auratus strain Wakin chromosome 46, ASM336829v1, whole genome shotgun sequence.
GAAACTTTGTTGAATTACTTGTTTTCTTGAATGGTGACAATCAGTGTTCATTACACTGTTTACTGACTACTGCTTTCGGAGGGAAACATATCATCTTGCGTGGAGACCTTAGCATAATTCAGATATAACTTAAAAATGTTTGGAAAGTAAGCTGTTTAATTGACACaatgaaacatttgaaaacatgctttttttcaCCTAGAAAATAACAAAGATCCTACTTTAAAGGCAGTAACTTATTCTTAGAGCCACAAAGTCGAAAAATATTGCTTCTCAGAGCCTGAATACTCAGCCCATAAATGGCAGGATTCAGAATAGGAGGAAATATCAAGAAATAAAGTGACATAAATATTTGTGTTTCAAATGGGAGATAACTTGTGTCAAAGCGACTTTGTACAATTTCAAAAAAACATCCCACACTATAGTTCATTATTGCAAATAAGTGTGGAGTGCAGGTCTTCAGTGCTTTTATTTTAGACTCTTTACTTGCAGTAAAGCATATTTTAAGAATATGTCCATATGAATAGAAAGTCATCACAATCTGAGGAAAACTGTATACAACAACAGAAACCAGTCCAATAGTACTCACAACATTTGTGTCATCACAGGACAGTTTGACAAGCGAATAGTTGGAGCAGTAGACTCGCCCTATAATGTTTCTACATTGTGTCAAGCGCAGAGTCAGAATAAAAAACAATGCGAATGCCACTAAAGGATAACCCCATGAGAAAACTATTAGTTTATACACTTTTGTGATCGTCATAATAGTGTGATACTGCAATGGATAGCAGATTGCCACATAGCGATCATAGCACATCACTGACAAAATGGTGTACTCTATGATAGTATATGTGTGCAGGAAGTAAGTTTGAGCCTTACAGCATGCCAGAGATACCACATGAAAAGGAGACATTAAAGTAGATAGCATGGGGGGAAGCAAAGCTGTGCTACCATAGATGCCATTTACAGCCAAGTTACAAAGAAAGATGTGCATTGGTTTATGAAGCACTTTGTTGCTAATAACGACAAAGATCACAGTGAGGTTTGCAAAGAGTACAAGCATGTATAACATGAAAAAGATGACAATGTATAGATATTTCAGGTCCTCCATTCTGTAAAAGGCTTCCAGTATTATCAATGACACAACTGATGAGTTTTTCATCCCAATAATGTtcaacacactgtaaacacaaaatatttagattaaaatgtttttttagattCAGTCTTCATTGTCTCTAGGTGCTGGCAGTAATCCAGTCAATGTGTAAAGTTAAAATACCTACAAACAGTAATCCAAAATAGTTCAAATCAAATGAACAACACAAATGAATAACATCATGGCTCTTACTTTACTGTGCATTCATGCTGTTTATATAGAGCATTGTGTTTAACTTTGGATGACTGTCTTGGGGTTTCAGATCACATGATGATGAATTTCTCTGTGTCTAGTATTCTTCTGTGTATTCTtcttgaattaaaaatatttatttattctacatGTATTGTACTGTTAAAGTCTGACATGAAATAATAAtcagattttattgttttattttataattataattttttatgtaacagTTGAACATTTGAACTGGAGATAATTTTTGAGATCACTTTAATGATGGAGATATTATTGGAGATGACAGGAGTTAAAGGTGGAGATCACAGGAGTTCATGTTGGAGATTGCTGTAGATAAAGTAGGGAATCACTGGAGTTAACGTTGGAGATCAAGGAAGATCGCTGTAGTTAATGTTGGAGTAAACATTGGAGATCTCTGGAGTTAACACAAGATTGTGATCTCTAGTGATCTGTAGAGTTTACTCCTGTGATCTCCATTGTGATCAACAGTGATCTCTCTCTGTGGTTCTCAGTGAAGGTGAACGCATTTTCTACCTGTCCTCCCCTTAACTAACCTGCTTGCTCTCATCTCTTTTTGTCTATCGTTTAAGGCTGCCTttacactagcacttttggtgcgcacccggggTCGATTGACGTCAGAAttcggttcgtttggatgatgtgtaTGCTGTCTTCCGTACTCGTATGCGCACCCACGAAACCGTACCTGAGTCCACTTAAAAATGGTGGTCTGGGGTAcacttcatgtgaactctggtacggttcgcTGCTCATGTGAACGCGATCGTACCAATTCGCCGAAGTGAAccgcttttaatgacaaattatttgatgaaaatgtctgtttgtgcgtgtgtttcactcactttcctgatgagcgtgactgacgcactgcaagcagagagctgtacatctctTTTATGTTCGCCGTTCTTTTacgttctttagagcattttcagGAAATTTGTAAGACAGATGCAAGTGccgttatgtaccgaagctttatcaacaaaacaaacagttcaaaaatgtaatacataaaagtgcacagagtaatgttatgcatttgccacCTTCTCCTGCGCTGTCGTTACTAAGCAActgggtaaacagctgctggcttgatgatgcAAGCGAACAGCAgttcggactcaaatattattatatgaacacagtccagcgggggcagggggaggggggagcaactgaactcgggttcggaccaggcaagtgtaccaagtgtgaaagcaccctaataCTTCTGAGAGACTCTCTCTGTTTTATATCCTTCAGAAAATgggaacagctgtccaaagcctcaTAAGGatgcccgtcatgattgaagcagtCTGCAGAGCGGTCAGcactgagactgagactattaactGCAATATGGATATCATCACAGAGAAGCTCATGGCTTTGCAAAGAAAAATTGATGGATTTGGAGACCAGAATGGACAAAGAGAGTAGCCGGTAAATTAGAATGCGGCTACTCGCCCCTAGACCAAACAATCTGAAATTTTATCTTCTTTCGTCATTCCCCTCTACCAGCACTGGCCTCTGCCGAGGCCAATGTTGGAAACAACAACTACCCTGGAAGAGCACTGCAGCAAGACGCTCTTGCTTTCGTCCCCCCAGTCCACTGACACCTCctgattgttgactctgtctaggacctgaccaggactgtctccatggcaactgttGTGTCGCTATCACAAGCTGTGGACTGATGCACCTAGATTTGAATGCCAgctctccaggcctacaaatacagGAACgcttacatacatacacacacacatacgcacatatATACAGATACGCATTAAACCCTCACAGCCCCCATCCCTCGCCTTCGCTGCTTTGTACCGCTAGTCTGATAAGCGGGTCTGTGACCAGCGCCGAGAATGGCTGCAGGACAGGACGGCTGCTTGCCTGCGCTGGATTACCTCGACCCCCCCAAACTCTCCCTACCTTGTTGCAAAGTCGTGTGTTGATGCTGTATGCTGTATTGATTAAGTGCTTTTGTTCCTGTTCTTACACTGTACTCCCaaaggagcatagtctgggtgttgttatttttttctgcttgcttccctaatgttatgctgtgtttcttcctcaattccctgtcttcctgtcctgtctacccccttgtcatattgtatgtatgttgtgtatatatgtttggacaggttgatggcttatttcgctggtacttgtgactagtgacaataaagggctgcTACTAAACGGATGAACTTCTCCTCACACGCATCAATAAAGACTTTTCAAATTCTGCTGCACTTTGCTTCACAGAAACCTAGCTGAGTGAAGCCATTCCAGACACTGCACTTGATCTGCCGGGGTATATCAGCTGTTCAGAGCCGATCGCGTCGCAGAGTTCATGGGGAAAACGAGAGGTGATGGATTGTGTTTCTACATCAACTAAAGTTGGTGTTCAGATGTAACAACACTGAAAAAGTTATGGTGTCCTAACTTAGAGGCACTCATCATAAACTGTAAATCTTTTCTACTCGTCGCTGGAGTTTTCCTATTTCATTCTTGTGAATGTGTACATGACTCTGGATGTGTGCGTGAGCGCTGTAATGCAACAGTTGGCCGAACAAATAACTTAAATGGAGCAAAGGTACCCAGACTCTATTTTAATAAATCTTGGGGATTTTAACAAAtcaaatctctcccgtgaactgccaaaatacaagCAGCACATTACGTGTCCCACCAGagaatatattggatcactgttacaaagcaataaaggatgcatatcactctgttccacgggCAGCTTTGGGTGactctgatcactgtttggttcat
Coding sequences within:
- the LOC113063660 gene encoding olfactory receptor 52Z1-like; its protein translation is MKNSSVVSLIILEAFYRMEDLKYLYIVIFFMLYMLVLFANLTVIFVVISNKVLHKPMHIFLCNLAVNGIYGSTALLPPMLSTLMSPFHVVSLACCKAQTYFLHTYTIIEYTILSVMCYDRYVAICYPLQYHTIMTITKVYKLIVFSWGYPLVAFALFFILTLRLTQCRNIIGRVYCSNYSLVKLSCDDTNVVSTIGLVSVVVYSFPQIVMTFYSYGHILKICFTASKESKIKALKTCTPHLFAIMNYSVGCFFEIVQSRFDTSYLPFETQIFMSLYFLIFPPILNPAIYGLSIQALRSNIFRLCGSKNKLLPLK